A stretch of Manis javanica isolate MJ-LG chromosome 1, MJ_LKY, whole genome shotgun sequence DNA encodes these proteins:
- the CDC42EP3 gene encoding cdc42 effector protein 3 produces MPAKTPIYLKAANNKKGKKFKLRDILSPDMISPPLGDFRHTIHIGKEGQHDVFGDISFLQGNYELLPGNQEKARLGQFPGHSEFLRANSTSDSVFTETPSPVLKNAISLPTIGGSQALMLPLLSPVTFNSKQEAFGPAKLPRLSCEPVVEEKAPEKSSMLANGTIHQGDVSWGSSGSASQSSQGRDSHSSSLSEQYPDWPAEDMFDHPAPCELFKHEIKSEESLSDLTGSLLSLQLDLGPSFLDEVLNVMDKNK; encoded by the coding sequence ATGCCAGCCAAGACCCCAATTTACCTGAAAGCTGCCAATAacaagaaagggaagaaatttaAATTGAGGGACATTTTGTCCCCCGACATGATCAGCCCTCCCCTTGGAGACTTCCGCCACACCATCCACATCGGCAAAGAGGGCCAGCACGACGTCTTTGGAGACATTTCCTTCCTTCAAGGGAACTACGAGCTCCTACCCGGAAACCAGGAGAAAGCACGCCTGGGCCAGTTCCCTGGGCACAGCGAGTTCTTACGGGCCAACAGCACCTCCGACTCTGTGTTCACAGAGACGCCCTCCCCGGTGCTCAAAAatgccatctccctccccaccatcgGAGGGTCCCAAGCGCTCATGCTGCCCTTGTTGTCACCGGTGACATTTAACTCCAAACAGGAGGCCTTTGGTCCGGCAAAGCTGCCCAGGCTCAGCTGCGAGCCCGTCGTGGAGGAAAAGGCTCCAGAGAAAAGCAGCATGCTGGCCAACGGGACCATCCACCAGGGGGATGTCTCGTGGGGCTCCAGCGGGTCAGCGTCGCAGTCCAGCCAGGGCAGAGACAGCCACTCCTCCAGCCTCTCCGAACAGTACCCCGACTGGCCGGCCGAGGACATGTTTGACCACCCCGCCCCCTGCGAGCTCTTCAAGCACGAGATTAAATCCGAGGAGTCCCTCTCTGACCTCACAGGttccctcctctccctgcagCTCGATCTGGGGCCCTCGTTTCTGGATGAGGTGCTGAATGTCATGGATAAAAATAAGTAA